Proteins from a genomic interval of Pseudomonas silesiensis:
- a CDS encoding LysR family transcriptional regulator, with the protein MHTWDWDDLRLILAVAEHKSFAAAGRALHLNHTTVLRRINAFEKLHAIRLFDRLSTGYTMTDAGEELLQTAQIMNIAVSELSRKLEGKDLRLEGILRITTCDTLMASILPKALGGFSELHPEISLEVTTGNFISDLAQRHADVAIRTSDSPPDTLIGRRIADVRFAVYAARGFSERHGSVDPAHFNRWLAPDLALGQMDIAKWLRASVPATSIVFKADSLVTLRQAALGGLGIAALPCYLGDSTPGLERVPFVELNALKTGLWVLTHQDLRHTARVQAFTRFLNEALQRSWPGPTTA; encoded by the coding sequence ATGCACACTTGGGACTGGGACGATCTGCGCCTGATACTTGCCGTTGCCGAACACAAGTCTTTTGCCGCTGCCGGACGCGCACTTCATCTTAATCACACCACCGTGCTGCGGCGCATCAATGCGTTCGAAAAACTGCATGCAATTCGACTATTTGATCGCCTCTCGACCGGCTACACAATGACTGACGCCGGAGAAGAATTACTGCAGACAGCACAAATCATGAATATCGCCGTCAGCGAACTGTCCCGCAAACTCGAAGGCAAGGATCTGCGATTAGAGGGCATACTCCGCATTACCACCTGCGATACTTTAATGGCATCCATTTTACCGAAGGCACTTGGAGGGTTCAGTGAACTCCATCCCGAGATATCACTTGAAGTCACCACCGGCAATTTCATCAGCGATCTGGCCCAACGGCATGCAGATGTAGCAATACGAACCAGTGACAGTCCTCCCGACACATTGATCGGTAGGCGTATCGCCGATGTCAGGTTTGCCGTTTACGCTGCCAGGGGATTTTCTGAGCGTCATGGGAGCGTTGATCCGGCGCACTTCAATCGATGGCTTGCCCCGGATCTCGCGCTTGGTCAAATGGATATTGCAAAATGGCTGCGTGCCAGCGTTCCTGCAACGTCCATTGTTTTCAAGGCCGACTCTTTGGTCACCCTTAGGCAAGCAGCGCTGGGGGGCTTGGGAATAGCCGCACTTCCCTGCTATTTGGGCGATTCAACCCCCGGGCTAGAGCGGGTCCCGTTCGTAGAACTCAACGCCCTCAAAACAGGACTTTGGGTCCTCACCCATCAGGACCTTAGACATACCGCTCGGGTGCAGGCCTTCACCCGCTTTTTGAATGAAGCACTTCAACGTTCCTGGCCTGGACCGACAACCGCATGA
- the alr gene encoding alanine racemase, protein MKTTFSHFAAVGFIALGTQAVAAPLLQEYNFKQDVNATISQTNAWLEISKSAFKQNIEFVKNGLSKGSSLCAVMKADAYGHGIALLIPTIMEAGINCIGIASNEEARIARKEGYTGKIIRVRQATEGEIVSALPYDIEELIGNVQAALAISTLAEHNGKPIKIHLVTNAGAMSRNGLELATEQGKKDVLEITSMKGLKVTGIMTHFAVEDKAFVMEAYDKFMSEQDWIIKTAHLNRDEITVHCANSFATLDVPATHLDMVRVGGALYGDLIGRAELKRVMSLKSKVAAVNTYPAGNTVGYDRTLTLTRDSRLANIPVGYSDGYRRVFTNKSFVVINGVKVPTVGKISMNTAMVDVTDVKNVKPGDTVTLYGKQGDAEITQAELEDINNGALLADVYTMWGTSNIRILVD, encoded by the coding sequence ATGAAAACAACATTTTCTCACTTTGCCGCAGTAGGTTTCATTGCACTTGGCACTCAGGCTGTCGCTGCACCGCTGCTACAGGAGTACAACTTCAAGCAGGACGTAAATGCAACAATATCCCAAACAAACGCCTGGTTAGAGATCAGTAAATCTGCTTTCAAGCAAAATATCGAATTCGTAAAAAACGGATTATCGAAAGGCAGTAGCTTGTGCGCCGTGATGAAAGCAGATGCTTATGGCCACGGTATCGCATTATTGATTCCGACGATCATGGAAGCGGGCATTAATTGCATCGGCATTGCGAGTAATGAAGAAGCGCGAATTGCCAGAAAAGAGGGCTACACAGGAAAAATAATTCGCGTTCGGCAAGCCACGGAGGGAGAAATCGTCAGCGCATTGCCTTATGACATTGAAGAGCTTATCGGCAATGTACAGGCAGCCCTAGCCATCAGCACGCTGGCAGAACACAATGGCAAGCCCATCAAAATTCATCTCGTTACCAATGCGGGCGCCATGAGCAGGAATGGCTTGGAGCTTGCCACCGAGCAGGGCAAAAAAGACGTACTGGAAATCACCTCAATGAAGGGACTGAAGGTCACCGGGATCATGACGCACTTCGCCGTCGAGGATAAGGCCTTCGTCATGGAGGCCTATGACAAGTTCATGTCGGAGCAGGACTGGATCATCAAGACAGCCCACTTGAACCGTGACGAAATCACCGTTCATTGTGCCAACTCGTTCGCAACGCTTGACGTCCCGGCAACGCACTTGGACATGGTGCGTGTAGGAGGAGCGCTTTACGGTGATTTGATCGGCCGCGCCGAGCTGAAACGCGTCATGTCACTCAAAAGCAAGGTTGCTGCGGTCAACACCTATCCTGCCGGAAACACAGTGGGTTATGACCGCACCCTCACACTGACTCGAGACTCCAGGCTCGCCAACATCCCGGTAGGTTACTCAGATGGCTACCGCCGAGTGTTTACCAACAAGTCTTTTGTCGTCATCAATGGCGTGAAAGTGCCCACAGTCGGAAAAATTTCGATGAACACGGCTATGGTAGATGTGACCGACGTAAAAAACGTCAAGCCCGGCGATACCGTAACGCTCTATGGCAAACAAGGCGATGCCGAGATTACACAAGCTGAATTGGAAGACATCAATAACGGTGCACTGCTCGCCGATGTTTACACCATGTGGGGCACCTCAAACATTCGAATACTGGTCGACTAA
- a CDS encoding DoxX family protein yields MAKLQIVGLLITRNTIFGRQRNVRCQCYFGSYMDDFKGISYGVLLLRLTAGIALLAHSLYLKIFVFTMSGTSSFFESIGLPGVLAWLVLGVEVTTGAMLVLGFKTRYAALAAIPVLLGATWAHSGNGWLFSSTGGGWEYPVFWTAVLIAIALCGDGAYALTPQRASDKNAAS; encoded by the coding sequence ATGGCTAAATTGCAGATTGTAGGGTTGCTGATTACTCGCAACACTATATTCGGAAGGCAGCGCAACGTGCGCTGTCAGTGTTATTTTGGAAGTTATATGGACGATTTTAAAGGTATCTCCTATGGTGTTTTATTGCTTCGCCTGACAGCTGGTATTGCGTTGCTGGCGCACTCTCTGTATCTAAAGATTTTCGTTTTTACAATGTCAGGTACTTCAAGTTTTTTTGAGTCGATTGGCTTGCCGGGTGTGTTGGCGTGGCTGGTTCTCGGCGTTGAGGTCACCACGGGTGCAATGCTGGTGCTGGGCTTTAAAACTCGCTATGCGGCCTTGGCGGCCATTCCTGTTTTGTTGGGGGCGACCTGGGCGCACTCGGGTAATGGCTGGCTGTTCAGCAGCACCGGCGGGGGCTGGGAGTACCCGGTATTCTGGACGGCGGTGCTGATTGCTATCGCGCTGTGTGGCGATGGTGCTTATGCCCTAACGCCGCAGCGTGCATCGGATAAAAATGCCGCGAGCTGA